In one window of Drosophila ananassae strain 14024-0371.13 chromosome XR, ASM1763931v2, whole genome shotgun sequence DNA:
- the LOC6501978 gene encoding dolichyl-diphosphooligosaccharide--protein glycosyltransferase 48 kDa subunit — MMWKALLIAVLAFTHCQAVLETDANTLVLLDNLAIRETHSIFFKSLQDRGFKLTYKLADDSSLLLSRYGEYLYKNVIIFAPSVEEFGGDISVERLAQFVDDGGNVLVAGSEKSGDALREFASECGFELDEENAAVIDHLNYDASDAGDHTTILTSAKNLIQADTIVGKANRKSDAAPLIYRGTGLIADKENPLVLKVLTAESSAYSYNPDSSVTDYPHAVGRGTLLIAALQARNNARVVFSGSLVFFSDESFTTAVQYAQSGVFHKQAGNRAVAESISQWVFGETGRLRVGSVQHNKEGERLPPEQAYTITDPVVYTIAIEELVDGQWRAFKANDIQLEFVRIDPFVRTYLKQTKTGAYEAKFKIPDVYGVYQFKVDYDRVGYTHLYSTTQVSVRPLEHTQYERFIPSAFPYYTSAFSMMIGVFVFSFVFLHFKDEPTGKSSKDDKKTQ; from the exons atgatgTGGAAGGCTCTACTAATTGCCGTCCTGGCATTTACCCACTGCCAGGCGGTCCTGGAAACGGATGCTAACACCTTGGTTCTACTGGACAACCTGGCCATCCGTGAAACCCACTCGATTTTCTTCAAATCGTTGCAAG ATCGTGGTTTCAAATTGACATACAAGTTGGCGGATGACTCCAGTCTGCTGCTTTCGCGGTATGGCGAGTATCTGTACAAGAACGTGATCATCTTTGCCCCAAGTGTCGAGGAATTCGGCGGAGACATCAGCGTGGAAAGACTGGCTCAGTTTGTGGACGATGGCGGTAATGTTCTGGTGGCGGGTAGCGAGAAATCCGGCGATGCTCTGCGTGAATTCGCCTCCGAATGTGGCTTCGAACTGGACGAGGAGAACGCGGCGGTGATTGACCATCTGAATTATGATGCCAGCGATGCTGGAGACCACACCACCATTCTTACTTCAGCCAAGAACCTTATCCAGGCGGACACCATAGTGGGCAAAGCAAACAGGAAATCGGATGCAGCTCCTCTGATTTATCGCGGCACTGGTCTTATTGCCGACAAAGAGAATCCATTAGTCCTGAAAGTTCTCACTGCCGAAAGCAGCGCCTACAGCTACAACCCCGATTCCAGTGTCACAGATTATCCACATGCCGTGGGCCGCGGTACCCTGCTGATTGCTGCCCTTCAGGCAAGGAACAACGCCCGTGTGGTCTTCTCCGGTTCACTGGTCTTCTTTTCCGACGAGAGCTTCACCACGGCGGTGCAGTACGCACAGAGTGGTGTCTTCCACAAGCAGGCCGGAAATCGGGCTGTAGCCGAGTCCATCAGCCAGTGGGTGTTTGGTGAAACCGGACGTCTTCGCGTCGGCTCCGTGCAGCACAACAAGGAAGGTGAACGCTTGCCACCTGAGCAGGCCTACACCATCACCGATCCCGTCGTCTACACCATCGCCATTGAGGAGCTAGTGGATGGACAGTGGCGTGCCTTCAAAGCCAACGATATTCAGCTGGAGTTCGTCCGCATCGATCCTTTCGTGCGCACCTATCTGAAGCAAACAAAGACCGGAGCCTACGAAGCCAAGTTTAAGATCCCCGACGTCTATGGAGTGTACCAATTCAAGGTGGACTACGATCGTGTTGGCTACACGCATCTGTACAGTACTACCCAGGTGTCAGTGCGTCCCTTGGAGCACACCCAGTATGAGCGATTCATTCCAAGCGCTTTTCCCTACTACACCAGCGCCTTCTCGATGATGATCGGGGTGTTTGTTTTCTCCTTCGTTTTCCTGCACTTCAAGGACGAGCCCACTGGCAAGAGCTCCAAGGACGATAAGAAGACGCAGTAG
- the LOC6492918 gene encoding dual specificity mitogen-activated protein kinase kinase dSOR1 isoform X1, producing the protein MSKNKLNLVLPPVNSEATGAATQVAPTPPFKTPSGTDTHSLLGKPKTSIDALTETLEGLDMDDTERKRIKVFLSQKEKIGELSDEDLEKLGELGSGNGGVVMKVRHTHTHLIMARKLIHLEVKPAIKKQILRELKVLHECNFPHIVGFYGAFYSDGEISICMEYMDGGSLDLILKRAGRIPESILGRITLAVLKGLSYLRDKHAIIHRDVKPSNILVNSSGEIKICDFGVSGQLIDSMANSFVGTRSYMSPERLQGTHYSVQSDIWSLGLSLVEMAIGMYPIPPPNTATLESIFADNAEEGGQPVDEPRAMAIFELLDYIVNEPPPKLEHKIFSNEFKDFVDICLKKQPDERADLKTLLSHPWIRKAEVEEVDISGWVCKTMDLPPSTPKRNTSPN; encoded by the exons ATGTCGAAGAACAAACTGAACCTGGTGCTGCCGCCGGTGAATTCGGAGGCAACTGGTGCGGCCACCCAAGTGGCTCCAACTCCGCCATTCAAAACCCCCTCGGGCACAGA CACACACAGTTTGCTGGGCAAGCCGAAGACGAGCATCGATGCGCTGACGGAGACACTGGAGGGCCTGGACATGGACGACACGGAACGGAAAAGGATCAAAGTGTTCCTCAGCCAGAAGGAGAAGATCGGCGAACTCTCGGACGAGGATCTGGAGAAGCTCGGCGAGCTGGGCTCCGGCAACGGAGGCGTCGTCATGAAGGTCcgccacacgcacacacacctTATAATGGCCAGGAAACTAATCCACCTGGAGGTGAAGCCGGCGATCAAGAAACAGATCCTGCGCGAGCTGAAGGTCCTCCACGAATGCAACTTCCCGCACATCGTTGGATTCTACGGAGCCTTCTACAGTGACGGTGAAATCAGCATCTGCATGGAATACATGGATGGTGGATCCCTGGATCTGATCCTTAAACGGGCGGGTCGGATACCGGAGTCGATTCTGGGCAGGATAACGCTGGCCGTGTTAAAGGGCTTAAGCTACCTGCGCGACAAGCACGCCATCATCCATCGGGACGTGAAGCCGAGCAATATTCTTGTCAATAGCAGCGGCGAGATAAAGATCTGTGATTTCGGCGTTTCCGGCCAGTTGATAGACTCCATGGCTAACTCGTTTGTGGGCACCCGCAGCTACATGTCG CCGGAGCGACTGCAGGGCACTCACTACTCGGTACAGTCAGACATCTGGTCGCTGGGTCTGTCACTGGTGGAAATGGCCATTGGCATGTACCCGATCCCGCCACCGAACACCGCCACATTAGAGTCAATATTTGCGGACAATGCCGAGGAGGGTGGCCAGCCGGTGGACGAGCCCCGGGCCATGGCCATCTTTGAGCTTCTGGATTATATTGTGAACGAACCGCCGCCAAAGCTGGAGCACAAGATATTCTCCAACGAGTTCAAGGACTTTGTGGACATTTGCTTGAAGAAACAGCCCGACGAGCGAGCCGATCTCAAGACCCTGCTG AGTCATCCATGGATACGCAAggcggaggtggaggaggtggATATATCGGGCTGGGTGTGCAAGACAATGGATCTGCCGCCGTCGACGCCAAAGCGAAATACGTCGCCCAACTAG
- the LOC6501850 gene encoding kelch-like protein 5, producing the protein MSAVNNQKESPSRDSTASTSGHISMLADNTMGSLSRDYSLGSLNSTGSQDEFFRCRDHADNILKKMQLYMDSQQLCDVVLIAGIDGKRVPAHRLVLSASSAYFSAMFTGSLRETKEQEVTLGEVHGDALHLLVQYCYTGFIEMREDTVETLLATACLLQLNSVVTACCNFLARQLHPSNCLGFAFFAEQQSCTTLLRLAQAYTCQYFTQVCQNQEFFQLNADQLGKLLCSDDLNVPSEQEVFHSLMSWVRHDSPAREQYIPELLALVRLPLLQPGFIMDHVENVCNANECQQLVMEAFKWHLMPERRSRIATERTTPRKSTVGRLLAVGGMDAHKGTISIESYCPRLDKWTPWKHMTGRRLQFGAAVMEDKLILVGGRDGLKTLNTVESLDLNTMTWAPLNAMATPRHGLGVAVLEGPLYAVGGHDGWSYLNTVERWDPVARTWSYVAPMSSMRSTAGVAVLGGRLYAVGGRDGSVCHRSIECYDPHTNKWSLLAPMNKRRGGVGVTVANGFLYALGGHDCPASNPMVCRTETVERYDPATDTWTMICALALGRDAIGCALLGDRLIVVGGYDGNQALKNVEEYDPVRNGWNELAPMSFARAGACVVAIPNVIPPAAHQPPPSATKKKKWKPVRLDPICYSRRPRSVEFVDFYNM; encoded by the exons ATGTCGGCGGTCAACAATCAAAAGGAGAGTCCCAGCCGGGACTCGACGGCGTCCACATCCGGTCACATCTCCATGCTGGCGGACAACACAATGGGATCACTGTCCAGGGACTATAGCCTGGGCAGCCTGAACTCGACCGGAAGCCAGGACGAGTTCTTTCGGTGCAGGGATCATGCGGACAACATCCTCAAAAAGATGCAGCTCTACATGGACAGCCAGCAGCTGTGCGACGTGGTCCTGATCGCGGGCATCGATGGCAAGCG AGTGCCTGCTCACCGTCTGGTGCTATCGGCGTCCAGCGCCTACTTCTCCGCCATGTTCACAGGATCGCTGCGCGAGACCAAGGAACAGGAGGTGACCCTCGGCGAGGTGCACGGCGACGCACTGCATCTGCTGGTGCAATATTGCTACACGGGGTTCATCGAGATGCGCGAGGATACTGTGGAGACGCTGCTTGCCACCGCCTGTCTGTTGCAGCTCAACTCCGTGGTCACTGCCTGCTGCAACTTCCTCGCCCGCCAGTTGCATCCGTCTAACTGCCTGGGGTTCGCCTTCTTCGCGGAGCAGCAGAGCTGCACCACCCTGTTGCGATTGGCCCAGGCCTATACCTGCCAGTACTTTACGCAAGTGTGCCAGAACCAGGAGTTCTTCCAGCTGAACGCTGACCAGCTGGGCAAGCTGCTGTGCAGCGACGATCTCAATGTACCCTCGGAGCAGGAAGTCTTCCACAGCCTGATGTCCTGGGTGCGTCACGATTCCCCCGCCCGGGAGCAGTACATCCCCGAGCTGTTGGCCTTGGTCCGACTGCCCTTGTTGCAGCCCGGCTTCATCATGGATCACGTGGAGAACGTCTGCAATGCTAACGAGTGCCAGCAGCTGGTGATGGAGGCATTCAAGTGGCACTTGATGCCCGAGCGCAGATCCCGGATCGCCACGGAACGCACCACGCCCCGAAAGTCGACGGTGGGTCGCCTCCTGGCTGTCGGGGGCATGGATGCTCACAAGGGCACCATCAGCATCGAGAGCTACTGCCCGCGGCTAGACAAGTGGACACCTTGGAAGCACATGACCGGACGTCGGCTGCAGTTCGGCGCCGCTGTGATGGAGGATAAGCTAATATTGGTCGGTGGCAGGGATGGATTGAAGACCCTGAACACTGTGGAGAGTCTGGACCTGAATACGATGACCTGGGCGCCGTTGAATGCAATGGCCACGCCGCGTCATGGCCTGGGTGTGGCGGTGCTGGAGGGTCCCCTGTATGCCGTGGGTGGTCACGACGGCTGGAGTTACCTGAACACAGTGGAGAG ATGGGATCCCGTGGCGCGTACCTGGAGCTATGTGGCACCCATGTCTTCAATGCGTTCCACAGCCGGGGTGGCAGTACTGGGTGGTCGCCTGTACGCGGTAGGAGGACGGGATGGATCGGTCTGCCATCGCTCCATCGAATGCTACGATCCGCACACCAACAAATGGAGTCTTCTGGCGCCGATGAATAAACGTCGCGGCGGCGTGGGC GTAACCGTGGCCAATGGTTTCCTGTACGCTCTGGGAGGTCACGATTGTCCGGCCAGCAACCCGATGGTGTGTCGCACTGAGACGGTGGAGCGTTACGATCCAGCCACTGATACTTGGACAATG ATTTGCGCCCTGGCTCTGGGGCGAGATGCCATTGGGTGTGCCCTGCTCGGCGATCGTCTGATTGTCGTTGGTGGCTACGACGGCAACCAGGCCCTAAAGAACGTGGAGGAGTACGATCCGGTGCGCAACGGATGGAACGAACTGGCGCCGATGTCGTTTGCGAGAGCCGGCGCCTGTGTGGTGGCCATTCCGAATGTCATCCCGCCTGCGGCCCACCAGCCGCCGCCCAGTGCTACA aaaaagaagaagtggAAGCCTGTGAGATTGGATCCAATCTGCTACAGTAGGCGTCCAAGATCGGTCGAGTTTGTCGACTTCTATAACATGTAA
- the LOC26515192 gene encoding uncharacterized protein LOC26515192 produces the protein MSDTTASSFNISIKDSGNSLGGESAVVSYKKSMNAKRPQSPNAAVDFEHEPPEVSIIDDDIEDEDEVDVEDEVPEVEAIQPNQVIKPPKGAKRGKGAKGSRGAKASKLDEDERMYLKVVADKETVHRFQIKSSTKMARLMGAYSIHTGLPIENFRFYYRGKVVDKNDTVQTLSMRWGAVIDAFTDPSGWDDTFKELLNSM, from the coding sequence ATGTCTGATACAACCGCGTCTTCGTTCAACATCTCGATCAAAGATTCAGGGAACTCTCTCGGGGGAGAGTCTGCAGTCGTTTCCTACAAGAAGTCTATGAATGCCAAGAGACCCCAGAGTCCCAACGCAGCCGTTGATTTTGAGCATGAACCACCGGAGGTATCTATCATAGACGACGAcatcgaggacgaggacgaggtgGATGTCGAGGACGAGGTCCCAGAGGTCGAGGCTATCCAGCCTAACCAGGTTATCAAGCCTCCCAAGGGAGCCAAGCGGGGCAAGGGTGCCAAGGGTAGTAGGGGAGCCAAGGCTTCCAAGCTGGATGAAGACGAACGCATGTACTTGAAGGTTGTGGCTGATAAAGAGACCGTTCATCGGTTTCAGATCAAGAGCTCCACGAAAATGGCCAGATTGATGGGCGCCTACAGCATACACACGGGTTTGCCCATTGAGAACTTCAGATTCTACTACCGGGGAAAGGTGGTCGACAAGAATGACACTGTCCAGACCCTGTCCATGCGATGGGGTGCTGTCATCGACGCCTTTACCGATCCGTCGGGATGGGATGATACTTTCAAGGAACTCCTAAATTCGATGTAA
- the LOC6501979 gene encoding uncharacterized protein LOC6501979 produces MDIELSLDEIIERKRSQGGGRPIDKKFTASFTKQRPRLLNKPAFKAGPGPGGMQLDQPVPRSFDARNKIIQKTRAKIADAREILNQNMRESGIDARQLLLERKKERPIDVNEESLSLPPELSSRNARSISRHARGVGVHMGHFGQRTITMSDRPGGVIEAAYDSESDDDRGPPTRRLERPFNATKLNPAAKAFVPRGYVDHDNMQELEEEEISRTLHFGNYTNQPPARYTFGGYDLNRDDDVEMSTAPLKNNIANDPFAIYEAARNRIERPSLPSPLIVGRSDTVDKLFERRQRNMVATTNLPESLRARLFGGEPDRRVSHGIYANENRNRASARQVIPRGGRGGAGGGGRTGSGGGSGVGGSSGSTLTQSISSRRSPPLGAANNKAGYRLLVSNLHANVTTADIRELFNDIGPMYDAHVVRPGTAEVIYKTLEHAEMAVEAYHHREFDDQPMHCVLVNPHSSNRSSHSASSRTVTTNSSGVEVDIDALHSVLFRDR; encoded by the exons ATGGACATCGAGCTAAGTCTGGACGAAATCATAGAGCGAAAGCGCTCTCAAGGAGGAGGCCGTCCAATTGACAAGAAGTT TACGGCGAGCTTTACAAAGCAGCGTCCTAGATTGCTTAATAAACCGGCATTTAAGGCTGGACCAGGACCAGGGGGCATGCAGTTGGATCAGCCGGTGCCGCGCTCTTTTGATGCTCGAAACAAAATTATTCAGAAGACACGTGCCAAGATTGCGGATGCCCGCGAAATACTCAACCAAAACATGCGAGAGTCGGGCATCGATGCTCGTCAGCTACTGCTCGAGCGTAAGAAGGAGCGTCCGATTGATGTGAACGAGGAATCCTTGTCCCTGCCGCCTGAGTTATCGTCTCGTAATGCTCGTAGCATCTCTCGTCATGCTCGAGGAGTGGGCGTCCACATGGGTCATTTTGGACAGCGCACCATCACCATGTCTGACCGGCCTGGTGGGGTTATCGAGGCTGCCTACGATTCCGAGTCTGATGACGACCGCGGTCCTCCGACGCGCCGCTTGGAGCGCCCCTTTAACGCAACCAAATTGAACCCGGCTGCCAAGGCATTTGTACCTCGCGGCTATGTGGATCACGATAATATGCAAGAACTGGAAGAGG AGGAAATAAGCCGCACTTTGCATTTTGGAAACTATACTAACCAGCCGCCAGCACGCTACACTTTTGGTGGCTACGATTTAAATCGGGACGACGACGTGGAGATGTCCACGGCTCCGCTAAAGAACAACATTGCCAATGACCCGTTTGCCATATACGAGGCGGCTCGCAATCGCATCGAGCGCCCCTCGCTGCCATCCCCGCTAATTGTGGGCCGTTCTGATACGGTTGATAAGCTTTTTGAGCGCCGCCAGCGTAACATGGTGGCCACTACCAATCTTCCGGAGTCGCTGCGTGCTCGGTTGTTTGGCGGCGAACCGGATCGTCGTGTCTCTCATGGGATCTATGCCAATGAAAACAGGAATCGGGCTAGTGCAAGACAGGTCATCCCCAGAGGTGGACGTGGCGGCGCCGGTGGTGGTGGACGTACTGGCAGCGGTGGCGGCAGCGGTGTCGGTGGCTCTTCTGGCTCTACTTTGACCCAATCGATATCTTCGCGTCGTTCTCCACCCCTGGGTGCGGCCAACAACAAGGCTGGCTACCGTCTTCTAGTCAGCAACTTACATGCGAATGTAACTACGGCTGATATTCGGGAGCTATTCAACGACATTGGTCCCATGTACGATGCCCATGTGGTCCGCCCCGGTACTGCCGAGGTGATATACAAGACTTTGGAGCACGCCGAAATGGCTGTGGAGGCGTACCACCATCGCGAGTTCGATGACCAGCCAATGCATTGTGTGCTGGTCAATCCGCACTCGTCCAATCGATCCTCGCACTCGGCAAG CTCACGCACAGTGACTACAAATTCCTCCGGCGTGGAGGTGGACATTGATGCGCTCCATTCGGTGCTTTTCCGGGACCGCTAG
- the LOC6501977 gene encoding uncharacterized protein LOC6501977, with protein sequence MSANAARGSTSLLKRAWNEIPDIVGGSALALCGIVMATIGVANYYANDGDNRRYKLGYVVLRHDDPRADKVRNDEDD encoded by the coding sequence ATGTCGGCAAACGCTGCCCGTGGCTCTACGTCGCTGTTGAAGCGCGCCTGGAACGAGATTCCCGATATTGTCGGCGGATCTGCTCTGGCACTTTGCGGAATTGTTATGGCCACCATCGGAGTGGCCAACTACTATGCCAACGATGGTGACAACCGTCGCTACAAGCTGGGATATGTTGTCCTCCGTCATGACGATCCTCGTGCCGACAAGGTGCGCAACGATGAGGACGATTAA
- the LOC6492918 gene encoding dual specificity mitogen-activated protein kinase kinase dSOR1 isoform X2 codes for MSKNKLNLVLPPVNSEATGAATQVAPTPPFKTPSGTDLLGKPKTSIDALTETLEGLDMDDTERKRIKVFLSQKEKIGELSDEDLEKLGELGSGNGGVVMKVRHTHTHLIMARKLIHLEVKPAIKKQILRELKVLHECNFPHIVGFYGAFYSDGEISICMEYMDGGSLDLILKRAGRIPESILGRITLAVLKGLSYLRDKHAIIHRDVKPSNILVNSSGEIKICDFGVSGQLIDSMANSFVGTRSYMSPERLQGTHYSVQSDIWSLGLSLVEMAIGMYPIPPPNTATLESIFADNAEEGGQPVDEPRAMAIFELLDYIVNEPPPKLEHKIFSNEFKDFVDICLKKQPDERADLKTLLSHPWIRKAEVEEVDISGWVCKTMDLPPSTPKRNTSPN; via the exons ATGTCGAAGAACAAACTGAACCTGGTGCTGCCGCCGGTGAATTCGGAGGCAACTGGTGCGGCCACCCAAGTGGCTCCAACTCCGCCATTCAAAACCCCCTCGGGCACAGA TTTGCTGGGCAAGCCGAAGACGAGCATCGATGCGCTGACGGAGACACTGGAGGGCCTGGACATGGACGACACGGAACGGAAAAGGATCAAAGTGTTCCTCAGCCAGAAGGAGAAGATCGGCGAACTCTCGGACGAGGATCTGGAGAAGCTCGGCGAGCTGGGCTCCGGCAACGGAGGCGTCGTCATGAAGGTCcgccacacgcacacacacctTATAATGGCCAGGAAACTAATCCACCTGGAGGTGAAGCCGGCGATCAAGAAACAGATCCTGCGCGAGCTGAAGGTCCTCCACGAATGCAACTTCCCGCACATCGTTGGATTCTACGGAGCCTTCTACAGTGACGGTGAAATCAGCATCTGCATGGAATACATGGATGGTGGATCCCTGGATCTGATCCTTAAACGGGCGGGTCGGATACCGGAGTCGATTCTGGGCAGGATAACGCTGGCCGTGTTAAAGGGCTTAAGCTACCTGCGCGACAAGCACGCCATCATCCATCGGGACGTGAAGCCGAGCAATATTCTTGTCAATAGCAGCGGCGAGATAAAGATCTGTGATTTCGGCGTTTCCGGCCAGTTGATAGACTCCATGGCTAACTCGTTTGTGGGCACCCGCAGCTACATGTCG CCGGAGCGACTGCAGGGCACTCACTACTCGGTACAGTCAGACATCTGGTCGCTGGGTCTGTCACTGGTGGAAATGGCCATTGGCATGTACCCGATCCCGCCACCGAACACCGCCACATTAGAGTCAATATTTGCGGACAATGCCGAGGAGGGTGGCCAGCCGGTGGACGAGCCCCGGGCCATGGCCATCTTTGAGCTTCTGGATTATATTGTGAACGAACCGCCGCCAAAGCTGGAGCACAAGATATTCTCCAACGAGTTCAAGGACTTTGTGGACATTTGCTTGAAGAAACAGCCCGACGAGCGAGCCGATCTCAAGACCCTGCTG AGTCATCCATGGATACGCAAggcggaggtggaggaggtggATATATCGGGCTGGGTGTGCAAGACAATGGATCTGCCGCCGTCGACGCCAAAGCGAAATACGTCGCCCAACTAG
- the LOC6501848 gene encoding uncharacterized protein LOC6501848 produces the protein MDIFESFCRTCGNECMESLNIFDESTRTMDKLVRISDLMASCLPPSLPPLDPADDYPKQICRICLKKLTLAYEFHHQWLRAHSEFNVALKFEQRRKRSIANKTKPSKTEEPPQIPTELVEEASPEVTDADWMGSLTEVATAPVQEQQVKSTSGFDRLSFKCSVCSERFHTEKACRFHYKFSHKAQE, from the coding sequence ATGGACATTTTTGAGAGCTTCTGCCGAACCTGTGGCAACGAGTGCATGGAGTCATTGAACATCTTCGATGAAAGCACCAGAACAATGGACAAACTGGTTCGAATTTCCGATTTGATGGCCTCTTGCTTACCTCCCAGTTTGCCGCCTCTGGATCCCGCAGATGATTATCCCAAGCAAATATGTCGCATTTGCCTAAAGAAGCTAACACTGGCCTACGAATTCCATCATCAGTGGCTCAGAGCCCACAGCGAGTTCAATGTGGCACTGAAATTTGAGCAGCGCAGGAAACGCAGCATTGCTAACAAAACAAAGCCATCAAAAACAGAGGAGCCACCACAAATACCCACAGAGCTCGTCGAGGAGGCTTCGCCGGAAGTAACAGATGCCGATTGGATGGGTTCCCTGACTGAAGTAGCTACTGCTCCTGTTCAAGAGCAGCAAGTCAAAAGTACTAGTGGTTTCGACAGACTCAGTTTTAAGTGCAGCGTTTGCAGTGAACGTTTTCACACTGAAAAAGCCTGCAGATTTCATTACAAATTCTCACACAAGGCTCAAGAATAA
- the LOC6501849 gene encoding complement component 1 Q subcomponent-binding protein, mitochondrial, protein MSRFLRVFRPLPRALALAIRNSRLGGGSDLSAALVGYEGASSTGRRTAVYSLTSRRSITTGSWHGQKVTRKPLAELKQQEQEQEQDRKDHQSLSLNQNQVEVSPSDRHLVEFLTGEIIEERRVQLQLNAPLLVDDYVAIFRGSEVELVKTTPTERVNIFFNVSKSVPRRVDDTATPVRSVPKFEVLIKRGDALLSIYCHFSRTAFKDGKVVKPKPNQKWPDIFFIQEMSLYEHAWNECSYTIEASLIDDNLYCLIMEMLAEKGITNEFAVKVSDLATAHEHASYIDFLENLSKFAVGLPPPLGGDDGGTK, encoded by the coding sequence ATGTCTAGGTTTTTGCGAGTATTTCGCCCGCTGCCACGCGCCCTGGCCCTGGCCATAAGAAACAGTCGGTTGGGTGGAGGCTCGGATCTGTCTGCCGCTCTGGTTGGATATGAGGGAGCAAGCTCCACTGGACGGAGGACAGCCGTGTATAGCCTGACTAGCCGGCGATCAATCACCACTGGCAGCTGGCACGGGCAGAAGGTGACTCGCAAACCGCTGGCGGAGCTGAAACAGCAGGAACAAGAACAGGAGCAGGACCGAAAAGATCATCAGAGTCTCAGTCTTAATCAGAATCAGGTGGAGGTGAGCCCATCGGATCGCCATCTGGTCGAGTTTCTAACCGGGGAAATCATTGAGGAACGCCGGGTGCAGTTGCAACTGAATGCGCCGCTTCTGGTGGACGACTACGTAGCCATATTCCGTGGCTCGGAGGTTGAGTTGGTTAAGACTACGCCCACGGAGCGGGTGAATATCTTCTTTAATGTTAGCAAGAGCGTGCCGCGCCGCGTCGATGACACCGCCACTCCGGTGCGGAGCGTTCCCAAGTTCGAAGTCCTGATCAAGCGGGGCGACGCCCTACTCTCGATTTACTGTCACTTCTCACGGACGGCCTTTAAGGATGGCAAGGTGgtgaaaccgaaaccgaaccAAAAGTGGCCCGACATCTTCTTCATCCAGGAAATGTCCTTGTACGAGCACGCCTGGAACGAGTGTTCATACACCATTGAGGCCAGCCTGATTGACGACAATCTCTACTGCCTTATTATGGAAATGCTGGCCGAGAAGGGGATCACCAACGAATTTGCCGTAAAGGTCTCGGACTTGGCCACCGCCCACGAGCATGCCTCATACATTGACTTTCTGGAGAACTTGTCCAAATTCGCGGTGGGCCTGCCGCCGCCACTTGGTGGCGATGATGGTGGCACCAAATAA